From a single Silene latifolia isolate original U9 population chromosome 6, ASM4854445v1, whole genome shotgun sequence genomic region:
- the LOC141587097 gene encoding uncharacterized protein LOC141587097: MSPLLLANHGLMICDTLAYTIKLVIHATTIAPPLLLFFCFFFLSLFSSSNNNMSHSSYLDTLLTSARPFIRGDLDKIDDKLPALVSILRSVGAAECWHKHGTFFEHLFDTYRILKLWGAPDAVCLCGLFHSTYSNSYNNLAIFHPSTGRDTVRAHVGYEAESLIHLFCTIPRQPLIFDNLIFHYTESELMDHLQISEKSLRDVKSNKDEEWRVKINSLVPEDGVLVKHIRTGEDVRVSRRVVAVFLLIKSPLLITIADFSDQLFSFQDVLFQNFNGQLDHKGSDIVSLWPGDGKPGLWTNSLSKMGAVYMLIAREEEMMMKERTMMSKVAEGRDEDIELVIPPVFHNCTWVLNANEQIEARDLYWEAVCDNAKIGLDKAEELLLTSIQKNPFVGEPHVVLSQLYLSKGRFEEAETEAETGLILLLQWASPWDKRMSWEGWIAWARVLLIQSKDKSWPQTAFGILNLGLIR; encoded by the exons ATGAGTCCTCTATTATTGGCAAATCATGGTTTAATGATTTGCGACACTTTAGCATACACTATAAAACTTGTCATCCACGCAACTACAATTGCACCACCACTtctactttttttttgttttttttttttgtcattatTCTCATCATCAAACAATAACATGTCTCATTCCTCATATCTTGATACTCTGTTGACATCTGCAAGGCCTTTCATTAGGGGCGATTTGGACAAGATTGATGACAAACTCCCGGCCTTGGTGTCTATCCTTAGATCAGTGGGTGCAGCCGAGTGCTGGCACAAGCACGGCACCTTTTTCGAACACCTCTTTGACACTTACCGTATCCTTAAACTCTGGGGTGCTCCTGATGCTGTCTGCCTCTGTGGCCTTTTCCACTCTACCTACTCAAACTCCTATAACAACCTCGCCATCTTCCACCCTTCCACTGGCCGTGACACTGTCCGCGCACACGTTGGGTATGAAGCCGAGAGTCTCATTCATCTCTTCTGCACCATCCCTCGCCAGCCTCTCATTTTTGATAATCTAATATTCCACTACACTGAATCTGAGCTCATGGACCACCTCCAAATATCGGAAAAGTCTCTTCGTGATGTCAAATCTAATAAAGACGAGGAATGGAGGGTAAAGATTAACTCTTTGGTTCCTGAAGATGGTGTCCTTGTCAAGCACATTAGAACAGGTGAAGATGTGAGGGTTTCTAGAAGGGTTGTTGCTGTTTTTCTTCTCATCA AATCGCCCCTGCTCATCACTATAGCTGATTTCAGTGATCAGCTTTTCAGTTTCCAAGATGTGCTTTTTCAGAATTTTAATGGGCAACTCGACCACAAGGGGAGCGATATTGTGTCGCTCTGGCCAGGAGATGGGAAACCGGGGTTGTGGACTAATTCACTGTCCAAAATGGGAGCAGTTTATATGTTAATAGCGAGAGAAGAGGAGATGATGATGAAAGAGAGAACGATGATGAGTAAAGTGGCGGAAGGGAGAGATGAGGATATCGAACTTGTTATTCCACCCGTCTTTCATAATTGCACTTGGGTTTTGAACGCAAATGAGCAAATAGAAGCAAGAGATCTGTACTGGGAAGCTGTGTGTGATAATGCAAAGATAGGGTTGGACAAAGCCGAGGAACTCCTATTAACGAGCATTCAAAAGAACCCATTTGTCGGGGAGCCTCATGTGGTTTTGAGTCAGCTATATTTGAGCAAGGGCCGGTTTGAGGAGGCCGAGACTGAGGCTGAAACGGGACTAATACTTCTTCTTCAATGGGCAAGTCCTTGGGATAAGAGGATGTCTTGGGAAGGTTGGATTGCTTGGGCTCGAGTTTTGTTGATACAATCTAAGGACAAGTCTTGGCCTCAAACTGCTTTTGGCATCCTAAACTTGGGACTTATTAGATGA